A genomic stretch from Falco cherrug isolate bFalChe1 chromosome 1, bFalChe1.pri, whole genome shotgun sequence includes:
- the THAP9 gene encoding DNA transposase THAP9, whose product MGHRVPCRAGRAGAARRCWGAAMTRSCSALGCTTRDNGRSRERGISFHQFPVDAAQRREWIRAVNRVDPRSRQAWRPGPSAMLCSRHFTEADFERYGMRRKLRRGAVPSRFPRPEPRGAGRRSPPARALRQAGLTPAAEDHSYTAAGQRAAGAEARPAPAPPQKPPPAAGSRPAAQQPARVASILMELVDTQQLPEETVSLLQALVADLPCELHSWRHMTEYSPEMRQFACILHLYHVKAYDYLQKILPFPHPHSLTNWLSTNEATAGFSNDIFLCLEEKVESGERAYRYCTLMVQDMSLQKQQEWDPQTQRLTGFVDLGAGILDADEAPLASEAIILMAVGTLSPWMAPLGYFFVNSTTGHLLAQLLRQTISKLNNIGIMVLAVTSGATARGAETARALGIRIDPERIQCTFQHPPDSGHSITYFFDICHVLQLIRNALQCFQKIEWLSDTVWWQHVVELAALQEHRVLEPCSPKSCRLGSKESYHLKVNLATLLFSEGVADALEHLQKLGLASFQNCSGTVKFVRLMSRLCDVFHGRGPCRRGLERPLLAVDYTKISHLFNEAKSSFTTLTDSMGKYIIKSKRRLGLLSLLLNAESLQWLYTNYICPEGTPSHHLLACAFSLDPLELFLRALRQACGSSPTCTVFQAAYHRLLASCSLAPGLSRSSGAGNTSSLDISLSRRRDLTLGSIRAQYNPAHGKTLTKEYPYCAGLLLHGSALSNALTDLSLHAQSITCIAGFVAEQLASDLQCEACLASLFESDDSRPGCGSVLYIKKLGGVSLPSASVYHITNILERVLNRYGEVGDGNKTTKLWCLSLEEKVLQELLGESSLFPTLMNHLFDGELCINNHYTILVKEITRCYLNIRINCAKHLNLKYHRGGHRLKGKHLFPSPLLGGSH is encoded by the exons ATGGGCCATCGCGTTCCGTGCCGGGCCGGTCGtgccggcgcggcgcggcggtgctggggggcagccaTGACGCGGAGCTGCTCGGCGCTGGGCTGCACCACCCGCGACAACGGGCGGAGCCGGGAGCGCGGCATCTCCTTCCACCA GTTCCCGGTGGACGCCGCGCAGCGCCGTGAGTGGATCCGCGCCGTGAACCGCGTGGACCCGCGGAGCCGCCAGGCCTGGCGGCCGGGCCCCAGCGCCATGCTCTGCTCGCGGCACTTCACCGAGGCCGACTTCGAGCGCTACGGGATGCGGCGCAAGCTGAGGCGGGGGGCCGTGCCCTCCCGCTTCCCCCGCCCG GAGCCGCGGGGCGCCGGCCGGCGGAGCCCCCCCGCCCGAGCCCTGAGGCAGGCGGGCCTCACCCCCGCCGCCGAGGACCACAGCTACAccgcggcggggcagcgcgCAGCGGGCGCGGAGGcgcggccggccccggcccccccgcagAAGCCTCCCCCCGCGGCCGGGagccgccccgccgcgcagCAGCCCGCAAGGGTGGCCAGCATCCTGATGGAGCTGGTCGATACCCAGCAGCTTCCCGAGGAAACCGTGAGTTTGCTGCAGGCCCTGGTTGCAG ATCTGCCTTGTGAGTTACACAGCTGGAGGCACATGACAGAATACTCACCAGAAATGAGGCAATTCGCTTGTATTCTCCACCTCTACCATGTTAAGGCCTATGATTATCTGCAGAAGATTCTTCCCTTCCCTCATCCTCACAGCCTGACCAA TTGGCTGTCTACTAATGAGGCTACTGCAGGCTTcagcaatgacatttttctctgccttgaGGAAAAGGTGGAGAGTGGGGAACGGGCCTACCGCTACTGCACCCTGATGGTACAAGACATGtccctgcagaagcagcaggagtgGGACCCACAGACGCAGCGCCTGACAGGCTTTGTTGACTTGGGAGCAGGCATCCTTGATGCTGATGAAGCGCCGCTGGCCTCAGAAGCGATAATCCTCATGGCAGTCGGCACCTTGAGTCCCTGGATGGCTCCACTTGGCTACTTCTTTGTGAACAGCACGACTGGCCACTTACTTGCTCAGCTGCTTCGTCAGACCATCAGTAAGCTGAACAACATTGGCATCATGGTGTTGGCTGTGACGTCAGGTGCCACCGCTCGTGGTGCTGAGACTGCCAGAGCTCTGGGGATCAGGATAGATCCCGAAAGGATTCAGTGCACTTTCCAACATCCGCCAGACTCGGGTCACAGCATCACGTACTTCTTTGACATTTGCCATGTGCTGCAGCTAATAAGGAATGCTCTGCAGTGCTTCCAGAAGATAGAGTGGCTCAGTGACACCGTGTGGTGGCAGCATGTGGTGGAGCTGGCAGCTTTGCAGGAGCACAGGGTGTTAGAGCCATGCAGTCCCAAGTCATGTAGACTGGGGAGCAAGGAGAGTTACCACCTGAAGGTCAACCTTGCTACCCTGTTGTTCAGTGAGGGTGTTGCTGATGCACTGGAACACCTCCAGAAGCTGGGCCTAGCCTCATTCCAGAACTGCAGCGGTACCGTCAAGTTTGTGCGTTTGATGAGCCGTCTGTGCGACGTGTTTCATGGTAGAGGTCCCTGTAGAAGGGGACTTGAAAGGCCTTTGCTAGCTGTAGATTACACCAAAATAAGCCACCTCTTTAATGAGGCCAAGAGCTCCTTCACCACTTTAACAGACTCTATGGggaaatacattattaaaagcAAACGCAGACTAGGTCTTCTGAGTTTATTGCTCAATGCTGAAAGCCTCCAGTGGCTTTACACCAACTACATATGTCCAGAAGGCACTCCTTCCCACCACCTCCTGGCCTGTGCCTTCAGCCTTGACCCACTGGAGCTGTTTCTCAGGGCCCTCCGGCAAGCCTGCGGCAGCAGCCCCACCTGCACTGTGTTCCAGGCCGCTTACCACAGACTGctggccagctgcagcctggcaccagGCTTGTCACGCAGCAGCGGCGCAGGCAATACAAGCTCCTTGGACATATCCTTGTCTCGCAGGAGAGATCTGACCCTTGGCAGCATTCGTGCTCAGTATAACCCAGCTCATGGGAAGACACTGACAAAGGAGTACCCCTATTGTGCAGGCCTTCTTTTGCATGGCTCTGCACTGAGTAATGCACTGACAGACCTATCGCTGCACGCACAGAGCATCACCTGCATCGCAGGCTTTGTTGCTGAGCAATTAGCCTCTGACTTGCAATGCGAGGCTTGTCTTGCTTCCCTCTTTGAGTCAGATGACAGCAGGCCAGGATGCGGGTCAGTGCTTTACATAAAAAAGTTAGGTGGAGTGAGTCTGCCCTCAGCAAGTGTGTACCACATAACAAACATTTTGGAACGAGTCCTGAACCGGTATGGCGAAGTAGGAGACGGCAACAAAACCACTAAGCTATGGTGCTTGTCTCTAGAAGAGAAAGTCTTGCAGGAGCTTCTGGGAGAAAGTTCCCTCTTCCCTACTCTCATGAACCATTTATTTGATGGGGAGTTGTGCATCAACAATCACTACACAATCCTAGTAAAGGAAATAACACGATGTTATTTAAACATCAGAATAAACTGTGCCAAACACCTGAACTTGAAATACCATCGTGGAGGGCACAGACTGAAGggaaaacatttgtttccatCACCACTGCTGGGTGGCTCTCACTGA